TCGGGAATGGCGGTCGGCGGTCGCGAGATTCGTTCCTCCTCCGGTACGGGCGAGTAGTCATTGGGCAGATCGCCGTCGTCGGCCAGGATGAGAGTTTCCGGCTGGGGGGCGACCGTTGCGCCTGGAAAGACCCGCTGAACTCCTTTTGTGACGACGGTTTCGCTCCCGTCCAGTCCGTCGCGAATCACGCGAAGCCCACCCTTGATCGGCCCCGGTTTGACGACCCGGCGGTTGATCTTGTTCTGATCATCCACGACGTAGACAAACTTTGAAGCCTGATCGCTGCCGATTGCGGCGTCCGGAATCAGTTTGGCGTCGTATCGACGGGTTCCCGGAACCCGCACGTCCGCAAAGAGGCCCGGAACAAGCAGTCCATCCTCGTTGGCGAATATCGCTCGGGCCCGCATCGTCCCGGTATTGGGATCGAGGCGGTTGTCGACGAAGTCCATGTGCCCTTGATGCGGATAGCCTTCTTCGTCGATCAAAGAGAGATAAACCGGATTCCTGTCGTCACGGGATCCGCCATGTTCGTCGCTCTGGAGTAATCGCATATACTTCAGAACGGCCTGCTCGTCGGCGTCGAAGTAGCAATGGATCGGCTTCAGCGAAACGATGGTCGTCATCAGTGTCGACTGGGCGTTGCCTCCGCTGATCAGGTTACCCTGCGTGACGAGTTGACTGCTGATGCGTCCGTCAATCGGGGAGCGGATCTGTGTGTAGGTGACGTTCAGCCGGGCGGTTTTGACGTTCGCCTCAGCGGTAACGATGGAGGCTTTCGAGGTTTCGATCCCGGCTTTCGCCGATTCGATCTGAGCGTTAGCCGCCTGCAGCGACGCCTTGGCCTGCAGCTCTTCACTGACGGCGATGTCGACATCATCCTGCGATACCGCGGACTGCTCGAACAGTTGCTCCATTCGTGCCCGCTGCCGTGTTTTCAGCGTGACCTGAGCCTGGGCGTCCGCTTCTTCGGCTTCGGCCTGTTTCAGCAGTGCGTCCGACTCGGCGAGTCTCGCACGGGCTTCCTCCACCTGGGCTTCCGCCTGGGCGAGATCGGCTTCAAACGGCTTGGGGTCGATGATGGCAAGCAACTGACCCTGCTCAACAAGATCGCCCTCGTTGAAATGCAGCGAGTTCAGATAACCGCTGACGCGGGAACGAACCTCCACGGTTTCAATCGGATCGAGGCGGCCGGTGTATGAATCCCATTCCACGATGGGGGCGACCAGGACTTCTGCCACGGTGACCTGAGGCGGCCCGGGGTCAGGAGCAGCGGACTGTTCTGGCTGGCAGCCGCTCAGAGAACACAGGAGTAGCAGAAACAAAGCCCATCGCACACCGGGTCTGTTCATGAGTCGTCTATTTTCGATTGAGGTGATTCGTGGTCCAGGAGCGGTTGGCCACGCCGCTGAGATGTGCTCGCACGGTACCCGGCCGAAAGGCATGTGTCCAGTATCTCTGTCAAAAGCAAGATTCGAGGAAGACCTCCTTAAGATGTGAGCTTCTTTGTATGGCGCAATGGCTTGCCGAGTGGTAGAATGCACTCGCATTCCAACTTTCTTGAGGGCT
The genomic region above belongs to Rubinisphaera margarita and contains:
- a CDS encoding efflux RND transporter periplasmic adaptor subunit, giving the protein MNRPGVRWALFLLLLCSLSGCQPEQSAAPDPGPPQVTVAEVLVAPIVEWDSYTGRLDPIETVEVRSRVSGYLNSLHFNEGDLVEQGQLLAIIDPKPFEADLAQAEAQVEEARARLAESDALLKQAEAEEADAQAQVTLKTRQRARMEQLFEQSAVSQDDVDIAVSEELQAKASLQAANAQIESAKAGIETSKASIVTAEANVKTARLNVTYTQIRSPIDGRISSQLVTQGNLISGGNAQSTLMTTIVSLKPIHCYFDADEQAVLKYMRLLQSDEHGGSRDDRNPVYLSLIDEEGYPHQGHMDFVDNRLDPNTGTMRARAIFANEDGLLVPGLFADVRVPGTRRYDAKLIPDAAIGSDQASKFVYVVDDQNKINRRVVKPGPIKGGLRVIRDGLDGSETVVTKGVQRVFPGATVAPQPETLILADDGDLPNDYSPVPEEERISRPPTAIPDGLEAITRPAGTSTGSNSGGN